DNA sequence from the Glycine soja cultivar W05 chromosome 18, ASM419377v2, whole genome shotgun sequence genome:
GTGGACCCTCACCTAGACTCAAAAAATGTCGGACACTCTTCATTGATAGTTGTTGGTTCGGTCTCGAACACCTTAATAGTAGCCCATGTTCTTGCCACTAACAATATTATTGGAATTTTAGCtcgaaattaaaatatcattttcgcAGAAACTTGTGtgataattaagtaattaataataaatttatagacAATGAGAATTGAGAAAGTAACTAACCAAAGTTAAAAGacaattgataaaaattaaataagaaaagtaaGAAATTCATATTTTGGTGTTTTCTGAACACTTGACGTGCATAGTAAGAGCTTAAATCAATGAAAGAATATGTTTGTCAAAGTTTAACTTTATTAAATCgttttatgtaattaatattattatcattcAAATCAAGTTCATGTTATTATTGACCTACAAATTTGTTCAAACCTTAATAATAATGTAACCAATCTCTTCAATTATGTAACCAAGGTACTTGAATTAAGAATAAGGATTCTGTCCAATACTTTTACCTTATCcctagaaataaaaattattagatattcTCTTTAGTTCAGAATTCAATCATCctaattataattgaataaagAGAATCATGCAATTAATTGATTAGGTTAAATACAAGCATTAAGCACATAAGAGAAACAATAAcaatcttttattaattaataataaaatataattacataaataCAGATCTAATTACATTAAAATCCAACAAACATGAATTTAACTATTCATAACCATGGAGGAAAGcaaacttgagaaacaaaaagatgaagaagaatcCCTTAAGCATAGACACCACCTCAAGCATTTTTCTCTaatccttttttctctttcaaaatgCACCAAAAACTCATAATTTTGATTAAGAAACGTCTTTTATATCCATTAAACTTTTTTAGGcgaacttttaaattttagcaAGTGCGCTTAAGCCGCACCAAAGTTGCAAGCTTAAGCACAAGCAAATAAACATGCCTGCAAGGGTCGTGCTTGAGCCGTCTCAAAGTAATAGCCTTAAGCCTAGATAGTAGTTCAAATTTTTTAGCTCCAGAGTTGGGCTTAATCTGTACCAAAGTGATAGGCTGAAGCCTAGACAGTAACcttgttatttttctttcataattGGGCTTAAGCCATTCTAAAGTGGTAGACTTAATCCTAGGTAGTAAAAATCTTcaatttctcctttttttctctctctcttccaaaATGGTGATTAAGCTTTTCAATTCTTTTCCAAATGGTTCTTCAGCAAATTTCctacaaaacataaataaacaaacaaagatATCAAGCATAAAATgtagaaaattagaaaattctAAACAAAGTAAGCTTTTGTTCAAAACATAACTTAAAAGAACACAAAGCTCAAAAGCATAAGAGGCAACACATAACTGCCCCAAAGTTACTACAAAATGTAGGAATATATGACAATTATCAAGAGCCTCTACCTACAAACTCAATCAGCTTTGGGATCAGTTAGAGTGgaaaaagaagaacaagaatAGGTGCTTTTAAACTCTTGAATGCAATGAAGAGAAATGTTAACAACACACTTTTCTAATACCCActtattcaaatttattaaaagatacaAAACTAGGACAAaaactcatgaaaaaaaaaagcataccaaaatttattatttttaataaattttaatcaataataaaaaaacgtaTTTCTAACATgtctaaagaaaaaagaactttCCCCATCCCTaaatataagaatattttttttttcaattttgtttatatctttttataagATTCTTTTCAAGTTGTcattaaatgaaaagaaaaacataccaaaatttattatttttaataaattttaatcagtaATAGAAAACGTGTTTCTAACAtttctcaagaaaaaaaaaactctcccCATCTCTAAAtataagactattttttttaattttgtttatatctttttataagattcttttcaaattatcttttgtattaattattttttatccaaataccCTCATTACTTTACACAAGCTGCTATATGCTAAAAAAACAAGTAAATGTAGATTATATCTCGTATAATGGTTGATTAACAAGActaacacattaattaattaagcagAGAAGTAATTAAGTGAAACGATAGATTATGAGTCCAAATAACTTTAAggataattttgataaaataatacaaattattaaaaaaatttaatgttactaATTATATTAACCAAATTTCTTAAAAGGTGTTAATTAGTTAAAAGaccaaatttaatataacttaATCAGGGTTTTAAATCGCCACAAAGTGTATCTTTTAATACTATTGATCCAATCTAGAAGATAGGActaaattgaataaattttaaaataaaaaaaccaaattgaatctaaaaaataaattaaagaaaaaaaactaatttaaccttaaacaataaccttttatctattttaaaatcTAGACTAACGTTATCAATATTAGGTTGGTATAAGAAGAATTAGACTCCTATACCTTAGGTCAAGTTTTCAAATCCCTTGAATGAAAAAAAcgtgattaaaagaaaaaatatttgtcaacCATATTTCTAAGCAAAGATTAATCATATATCTACATTTCACACTTAAAACATAGTAAAAAGAAATACTTATATTATAAAGAAATCATGTTTATTGTCATATTATGAATTACTTTTATCAACATGTTATTGATTACTCGATttcgttaaaaaaataatttatgttttgtataatatttgcttatttttaataaagtcACCGCTCTCGAGCTTATTGAAAAAATTCTGAGAGTTGATggtattaaattgaaaaaaataatttttctcacaCCGTATTTTTATACTCCGTATTCTTACTCTCAGTTGTATTGTATAATGAAAAGTAGAAAGCAAAACTATATAGTAATAGTATcacataattaaatatcattttaaaaattcaaaacaatgtATGTAcgttttataattgtttattttgtcACGGggatattaattttgataaggaatttattaataaaacgtTAATAAACTTTAATaacaatagaagaaaaaatttgtGACGGTAAAAAATGACATGAGaatgacaaaaaacaaaatcagtTCTTTAATGCATcttcattataatcattttattATGAAACCCTTCTTTCAAGTCTCTTGCATAATATCAATAACTCAATGTACAAAATAATGCCAATAAGAAAAATGCATAAGATaactttacaaaaaagaaaggacaaaaaaattaatctggtgaaaaattcaaatttttgaaataaaaatggaGATCAACAGAAATGAAGATATACAATAACTTctaacaaatttaaaagataaaaagaaactaatatttaaagaaaatttaattaaaaaatacccataaagataaaaaaaaaactattacaacgtataataaaaaaaaatctgagggagaaaataaaatgggtaaaaaactagaaatttcaaaacaaaaaagttgAATTGAAAAACATTGAATGATAATATGATATACACTAGAAAAAGTAAGATAAAGAggataaaatattgataatttagcAAAAAAACAGAGCACACAAAGAgatggaagaaaaatatataaactcaaAAGTTGAAAAGATAAATCATTATTAGCTAAAAATTGCAATACAGTCACCGAGAACAAGCAGGGCTGGCCCTGGGCATATTTCAGGTGCGATGGCCCGGATCCATAGTTAAAAAGagacccaatttttttttattaaaataataattgtgtaataattttttttatattgttttcattaataattgattttttttgttttgtttcgggtctttttaaatttaaattaaaatataacatgtaAGTAGAATCTatcaaaaattagttttttttaaaatattttatattcataaattcatattaaattaattttcaagcAAATGTGGAAAATTAACATGAACCGATTACTTATAATAACTtaaagtgtttatttttttaaaagataagaaaCACATGCAACaactcaaattataaaaaaaaataaaattaaaagttaatatattaataaataacaaaaatatatcatgtgaagagaatagaaaatataagtagagagtaaaacaaaatgaagaggattttaaaaaaataaaattgcataaaaatattatatatatatatatatatatatattatgtatatcttttttctttaaatttgaccttttatataaaaaaaatcatatattatgtTCAGTTCTCTTAAACAAGATTTCAAATTAAAgtcttaaatgaaaaaatatgattaagaggaaaaattatattaaaatgattaattgaatttttttatggaaatcctggataaaattaataagtattttatacaaataacatttaaatatatatatatatatatatatatatatatatatatatatatatatatattattgttctcATGTAAATAACTGATATTTAAGCTAAGTTTTTGTACCTATTTTTACCAAAGTGAATTGAAAACTTGCTGACGCCACATgatatgaaatatatttgacCAATGGACTCACATCTATTGATGCACCCATTTTCGCTAAAGTGAATTGATGATTCACTGCATTAGTTCATTGAATCAGAATTGTGACCTTAATATTTGACTGTTggatatatatatgtttttaggaAAAATTCTACCAGATTTTCgaaaattcttttgaattgGTCATTTATTTGTGTTTAGCGTGAGATACTATTAGACTAGTCAGGTTAGAGAAATCATAGTTTATGCGCTGGTCAATGTCTAAGTGTGGATCCGTGACAAACTTTGTCTTGGGAGTAGTACTATGATTGCATGACATGTAAATAGGAAAATTCCAATGAAAACACATGGAATTGTGTTTTAACTAAATTCAGATACAATGGTTAGGCCGTTAGGGTGGTTGGCCTTGCTGCATTGCAACAAGGGAATTTGATTCATGGCTATATCCTTAAAGGGGTTTTGATTCTATACTGCCAATTCTTGGCACCCTTATGATAATGTATGGAAGATGTGGTGAGATTTCAATGGAACAAAGAGTGCTTGATATTTATATTTCACTTATATCAAGACGACCATTTAAGACCAAGTATGCTAATTGTGAGAAAATATGGACTATGGTTATTAAATGAGCAAAAGAGAAACTTGCCAACTCCTACTCAGATAAAGGCACAAAATAGCATGTATAACACCAACCTGCCAACTCCTATTCAGAAACATAGTTCAATTATAAAGTTTGTTGATGCTCCAAATTCACTGAAACCACCATTAAAACATACAATAGTTCTGCACTAACACTAGATGATTGAATATCAGATATATGTCATTTTCTTCCAAGTTCTATGCTTTCTGCTAGCAGTGTCACCATTAGTAGGAAACTGACATCAAGGTAACTACATACATTCTTGCATATTTGGTGGTCTGCAGGAAACATGAGCAAATGTTAGAATATTAATAGCAAATTCCCCAAGATTTGGTTTTTGCATATCAGTATACCACATGTTCTGCATATAACGTTTTATTTCTCATAATGCAAGATGAATAAGAATATAATGGTGAAAGGAATTGGAGAACAATGCATACAATGATTTGGTCATCTTCCTTTGTTTGCCCTAATGACAACGGGGAGCTACAGTAGACTCCCTATACATAGCAGACTGTATGACAAATTTTTTATCAACACTGGATCAGGATGTGAACAGGCTAAACCAACCAACTGCAAGTAATATCGGTATGTATCACAACTTGATTATAGTTCAAAGTTACAACAGTTTCACGATTCCACCTTAATCCCTTGTATTATCTCCCATGACATTAAGATCAATGACATCTCCATAAATTCAAGTCACAAAGAGCAACAACACATTAACTTGTAAAAACTAACAACTATTATTACCATAAAAACAGTCACCTAAAGTCAACGGAATAATCAAATAAGGATTAAGGAGCATAAGAGAAATGACAAActgcaaaatataataataacattaagaGGGATAAAGAAAAAAGGCACTAAAAAGTATGTATAACACCAATCAGGATTTGCCAAGTCCTACTCTGAAACAGTTAAACTATAAAGTTTGTTCACACCCCAACTTTACTTAAAGAAGCATTAAAACTGACACTAGCTCTACACTAGCAATATAGTTTAATATCAAAAATATGATATTCTCTTCCAAGTGTTATGCTTTCTACTAGCAGTTTCACCTTTTATAGGAAAGTGACATCAAGAAATAATCTACACTCTTGCATAATTCTTGGCCTTCAAGAAACATGAGCTTATTGTAAATGTTAGAATATTAATGTGACATTCTCTAAGATTTTAGCAGTAAAATGGTGATATGATAAAATCAGCttgtaaaaattcttaattatattattccaaacttttaaaaaaaatcctaattattTTGCTCTAAACAATAGTCATTTCTCTTGTATAATTTTCCACTCAAATGACCTTTGATGACCGGCTTTTGAGTACGCCAGACACCAAATATTTTGTCAAAGCAAAGTAAATTCAATCCACCACCACCAGACCCCATCTATCCATGCAATCTCatgcatcttttaatttaaatgatataaaaagaaGTATTATTAGCAACGTAAATTGAATCCACCACCACCAAACCTCCTCTTTCCATGCAATCTCATGaaccatttaattttaaaaaatataaaaaaaagtattattagcAAGGTGAATTGAATCCACCACCATCAAACCTCATCTTTCCATGTAATCTAATgtactatataatttaaaataaaataaaaagaagtattaTTAGCTAGGTAAATTGAATCAAGTACCACCAAACCTCTTCTTTTCATGCAATgtcatgttttatttaatttaaaaaatataaagaagtaTTATGTGCAAGGACTGGGAGTTAAAAAAATAGGTGAAGGCATGATTTTTCACATACCACTCATTCTGCATATAATGTTTCATTTCTTATAATGCAGTATGAACAGGAATATAATGGAGAAAAGGATTGGAGATTAATGCATACTCTGATTTTTCTTGGTCATCTCCCACCACCAATGACACTGGGGGTGGTAGTAAACTCTCTGTATACAAAGCAGTCTGTAGATACGTAATCGGGACGTGGTGAGGGTGATGGAGGGGAGACTCAAACGCACTGTATCCAAATCCGTATCAACGGAATGAACGGAGAATTCACTTGATTTGAGAAGGAGTCGAGGAAAGGGTGGTGAGGCCGCAGCTAGGTCAAAATGGGAAATGCAAAATTTGGAATCTGAAATCAGAGAAAGTCATGACTTACAGACACACTTGAAACGAATAACATATCTCACCGGCAATCTCAGCAGAATCAGCCCTATCAATTCGATAGGGAGAAAGAGATTCTTCGTCGTCATGACAATGTTTCAATGGTCGTTCTTCACTCTGAGCTCTCACGTCCCAAGAACAACGTGCTCAGTGCGGTGGAAGTGAAATTTTGTGAAATCTGGGTTGGAGTTCTGATATATACTGGTCCCAATTGTATGACCATAAATATAGTTTCATCATGGTTAATTCAGATTGATCAAGTTAGTTTAATTAGTTACAAGTTAGTTTAGTTAGTTATAAGTTTCTCATTTAAGCTTTCAATTGATCAAGGTAGTTTAGTTAGTTTAATTAGTTACAAGTTAGAGGACGAgtcctggtgcagcggtaaagttgtgccttggtgacttgttggtcatggattcgaatccggaaacagcctctttgcatatgcaagggtaaggttgcgtacaatatccctccccataccttcgcatagcgaagagtctctgggcaatggggtacgaaaaaaaaaaatagttacaagTTAGTTTAATTAGTTATAAGTTTCTCATTTAAGCTTTCTTGCATGCATGGTAGACATGGAttctgattttctttttcctatcaAAGTAAGAAGTATTCATTGTTAAGAATagtgtttgatcttgtttggatttttttttgtgtgaataaAGTATTTCCAACCAAAAATCAAGGATTAATCCCCTAAGGTATTTACAAACATTGCATGATAGGTAGGATATAGATTCTCCCACAGTACGGgaaagaatcaagatcaatttatttcaatatatgACACCATctgaaaattaaacataaaacattcatgctacaaaatataaaagaggAAATAACAATGAACAAAGGGAAACATAGTCCACACAATTAAATACTTCTTCCCTATCTCTGACTCAACTCAAATGAGCCTTATAAGCCATTCAAGTACTTCTTGACCGAAATTCCTTCCCAATGCTACTCCCACAATAAGTCCACCCCCATACCCGATCAGAACAATTTTCCAGTCAAATTTACCAAAAATTCCAAACTCTTGATCATCATCAGAGATTGAAGGTGGAGCAAATGGTGACCCTGCATGATCCTCGCATTTCTTCAATAATTTTCCAGTTAAATTCACGTTTCTGATTTATCTACAGTTAATATCAACTTGTCTTTTACATTAGGCTCTGCGATAGTGATCTGTCCTTCATTTTTATTCCTGCTCCTGTATTAGTATATCTCAAGCATGCATATTACGGAGTAATATATCAATTTAGTCCTCAAAATAGGCATCAGTACTCAGTTTAATTAGTGCCCGAGTTAATGAGAATTATAAGAGTTACTATGATTAATTAGAGATAAAAGCATAACAATGATTATAAAAGAGTAGAATGACTACAACTCAACTTAAATGTTAGAcacaaataaattttgaagccctgtaaaaaaaactcaaatatcTTATATTACATGATAAGTAAAATATCACAACTAAATTAACCatgtaaaagaataattaaataatatcaaaCTACCGTTTTTAGTTTTCTATTGCTGAGCCTGGTGTGATGGAAACCAGACAGAGTGATGAGTGACTCGTTGGCGGGAAAAAAAGGGCACAAAGTCAATGGCAGGTGATAACTTGGAAACAGgggaagagagagaaatattAAGTAAAAGGGAGCACAAAGTCCACAAAGTATTTTTATATTGGCAAAATTCAGTTCACAAGTTTGGAGGTCACTATGGCATCATGGTATCTCCCCtcttttaaactaaataaataggtttaaaaaaaataaaaagcgaaaacatataaaaaaataaatataaatataatcttGAGCCAAGTTggagaagaaacaaaagagatTAAGCCGGGTCGATATGTAAATCCAGCTAGCAACtttattacatataaatatttactGTAAAAGTCACAACATACAAATTGAATCTAACATCTTTAAAACTGAACATATTTCAATCAAATTTGACTAAAAAAATCTTCCTTCCATATTACAAAAGATCTTATCAgcataagattaattatttttatctcaatCTTCTGAACGGTGGCTGTCTAGTGTCTACCAATCGACAACTCAGATGGAGAGTGCAGAAAGTATACAAATTGTCCCAACGAACACACAAACTATAACGAGCAATCCGACTAAAATATGAAGACAACACTGTCATGAACTCTGGACTTCTGATTCTGAGCAACACATTCTGAAATCCACATTAAGTTCCTGATCTCCTGTTCCCTTAACCTCATATATGCGAAGAACACAGCATAATGAAACTGCAATAACGATAAAATAGAGTGTCTTACTAATGAATATAAGAAGTGACTTGTAcaagaataaaacaaatacatttAAGCCAATCAACTTCCTTCCAGCACAATGACTTCCAATTTTGTTTCCATCAGTCAGTAAAGAAAGATCCAGCAAACattcaaatatttaactaaTTCACTACATGAGGCAAAAATTATGATACTCGGAACTGAAAGATAAACCTGTTGCTCAAATGCCAAGCAAAGCCTTTTCACCTCCTCCTCATAGAATGCCTTGTCAAGCATCTGGCTCTCTCCATATGATAGCTTAGCAAAAATAGATTGATAGGGGGGATATTTTTCCATGACAGCACGAACCTACATGAGCAACCAGATAAGAAAGTTAGGACCCAAAAACCattattaaaagaaatcaaCCAAAAATATGTAGACACTACTAACATATCAATTTCGGGACAGATTccaacaaaaaaagataaagaaccaCTCAACTACACAAGACCCTCCAGAAATTGGTAGCCAAAACCAAGTAGGCAATTGCAAGTTACAAATgcaataaaaatcaattaaatcataTACACCACAATAATAGAAGGTGCTAAAAAATGGAAAGCTTGAAAGTGATGCCTCAGAAAACATCTGCAAGTATCCATCACAGACTCATGGGACAATTTCCCAACGTGCTAATGTAGCTTAAGTCATACAACAATGTttaaaccaaagacaaaaaaaatcataaaattggtAAAAACAACCAATTTCAAAACTAGCAGTACATTTCACTAACTTGGctattaataaacataaatcaACTACCCTACGAAACATAATCTAGCATGGCCTAAGAAACATACTAATTGAATGAAGCAAAACACCTTATATCTACCAATTTAACAACCTAAAACGTCGCATGACTTAAATGTCAACCATACATACCTGATCAATGTCCTCACAGACAGCAAGTTCCTCATGACCATATGGGTATCTGTTTAAAATAAGACAGTCATTAGTCATTACCAAAAGAATCATGCCAAAGCAGTATACAAacatttctctaaaaaaaaataaagaaaatataaatatctagCTGAAGGTTAAGAGCTTACAGCAAACCAAAATTAGAGTATAATTTTCTACGGTCATCTCTGGTAAGCTCAGTACCAATGCTGCACAAAGTGAAAACCATGGATGCCAGTTATGCAAGTACCCAGATAAACAAAAAGGcaacacaaaatattttttctttaaatataccTATTTATGGTAATATTCACAGCCCTTCTATCAGCCTCAAAAGCTAGAAGGTCAGACATTATCTCAGCTGTGGCACCACCAAGTTTCTGTTTAGgaataacataaaattgaagaaaatcaggggagaagaaaacaaaagtgcaACAAGAGAGTACATATATCTAGCAGACAACAAAGAGCCTCGGACCCTTCACCTGACAAAATCTGTAGAAGTCTTCAAGGTATGCCTTGTAAAGAGTGTTCCTCATtatttcaatgttcatatcatCCAAGTCCTAGAGACATAAAGAATATACCAGCAACAAAATCAGATAATCAGAAGTCCAAATTTCAGACAAGTATCATGAGCATATATATATCTAACAAATAAACAAGTCCCACAGAAACATATAAAGTTACATAAAATATAAAGCAACAAAGCATAGATGCCAATATTCCATCCTACATATAACCCAGAAAAAGCGGGAAAGTTGTCTTCATTAGGGAACCAAGACCTAGTTGCCATTAATTTCTCGATGATTTTGTATCACAAATTCTTTGAAATTCTTATTATCACAATCTATCTCTTGGACATACATTAGAGGATTCagatataaattatttgcaGTTTCTGCTATAGTACTAAAATCCTTTAACAAGATATCAAACagactaattaaattaaataaaataaattggaaaAATGATTTACCTCTGATGTAATGCACTCAGAGAAATATGGAGCCAGAGGAGTGTCAACAAGAACCAGCCTGTAAAGCTCCCGCATATTCTGAGCAACAGCCAGAGTAGCAATACTGCAGAGAACCCAcagaaagaggaagaaaattaaaagtcCATCTGCTTACAGTCAATGTATTGAAAACTGAATAGAATTTACTATACCTGTCAAACATGCCGAGTGGATGGCACTTTTCTAATAATTCTTGAACATCTCTCTCATGCAAGGTGCCAGTAACAATCAAAACAACATTGTCTATCATGTGACCATATCTGCAGGAAGAAAACATAAAGTATATCGGTTTGAGCATCACTTTTTTGTAGAATGCCCACAATAACAGTAAATTCAGATCAAAGTAAAAGGCTGCACAAGACTCATCAGCCAGAGCAAATTCTGATTTGAATTCAACTTTTACATGAGGAGTCAGAGCCAATGCCCGTTTATAGACTGAGTTGCATACAGTTACAGCACCTATGACtactttattgtttaaaattttagtctCCTCTAGCTCAACCTAAATAATATCCTCAATATAAAGATGACATTGACAGTAAATACAAAAAGAGACCAAACAGAAAAGTCAAGATTGCATACGTGATATACTCTAAAAAGGTTGACAACGGTTCTGTGGCTTGGCATAGCATGTTCTTGTAATCATCAACCAGCTTAAGAGTACACTTCTCCACAATCGTGGTGGTATGCAACGGAGAAGGCTCTGCAATAGGTAACTTACTCATCAGCCATCAGCATAGACCAATAATCTTAATTAGATCTTGTCAACGAGTAAACACCATTGTACTAATTGTACTAATACAAAAGCAACAGAAATTCTTGTAAACcttcaatcaaattcaattcaaCAGACAGAGTTAAACAAAACCCAGACTAACAAACAACAGTTCACTTTCAATAATAGTTAACATTCAGACAGATATAACATGGAAATAAACAAGATAACACaacactttttctttgtttcccaCAAGTATCATCCTTTGGAAGAGACAATCCTATTTGAAGCATTATTGGCCACTAAAAGTGACACCTCTCTGAACAGGAATTCAAACCTCAGTTTCCCATGTTGTGGGGATTAGCCCCTTCTTCTAAACCCAACCCCATTGGAAGATCACACCAAAGTTATACCAATTCAATAGAATCGTGAAATCAcactcattaaaaaattaaacgagAAACCTAGATCGCATGCTATTATGAATGCCCCGAGTACTTGATTTGGTTACACTACATAAGATCCCCTTCTGAAAAATTTGAGCAGTGTTTCTTACCGCATTTCCACTTAAAATCCACATATATGTCGAACAATTATTGCGATTTCATATAAGCATTCACTTTAAGGAAAAACAGAGATGTTATCTCAAGTCTCAAACTTAATGGAAACACAATAATCACTAGCAGCTAACAACACCACCAAAGGATCCtgcttttcatctttaaaaataaaaagtctgataataaaataattaataaatgttaaaCAAACAAGATGATGCTGCTGAAGTTCCAAATATGAATAGGATCATGAAGTAAcactccttaaaaaaaaaagaaaaaaaaaaactaaactaaaaacCTAGATCACATGCTTTTATGAATCTCCCAAGTACTCGATTCGATTATACTACATTACATCTCCTTTCGAAAAATTTGCGGAAAATGTTTACACTTCAAATCCacacatgacaaaaaaaaaggatcttcaaaaataaaaacaatacagTCCAATGGTAAactaaaattatcaattaataattaattgcaaTGAATCATGATAATGATAAATTGTGAATGGTAATGATGGATGGAAGAAACGCACCGTTTTGGAGGTAAGGACCGTACTCGGTGGCGGAGAGGTGCATCTTGATGTCGTCGAGGGTTTCGCATTGGCAGAGGTTGTTGTAATCGGCGGTGGTGAGGAGGCCGGCGCGGTGGCCGCGGACGATGGCCTCGAGGAAGCCGCCATGGATGTTGAAGGTGAGAGCTTCGAATCCGTACATTTCGAATCGGATCTGATGCCGGTTTCGGATCTCAAAATTGGTTGAAGGAAGAAAGGGAACcagacaaaacaaaacaaagaagatCAGAACCTCTTCCTC
Encoded proteins:
- the LOC114396726 gene encoding V-type proton ATPase subunit d2, which translates into the protein MYGFEALTFNIHGGFLEAIVRGHRAGLLTTADYNNLCQCETLDDIKMHLSATEYGPYLQNEPSPLHTTTIVEKCTLKLVDDYKNMLCQATEPLSTFLEYITYGHMIDNVVLIVTGTLHERDVQELLEKCHPLGMFDSIATLAVAQNMRELYRLVLVDTPLAPYFSECITSEDLDDMNIEIMRNTLYKAYLEDFYRFCQKLGGATAEIMSDLLAFEADRRAVNITINSIGTELTRDDRRKLYSNFGLLYPYGHEELAVCEDIDQVRAVMEKYPPYQSIFAKLSYGESQMLDKAFYEEEVKRLCLAFEQQFHYAVFFAYMRLREQEIRNLMWISECVAQNQKSRVHDSVVFIF